One part of the Bacteroidia bacterium genome encodes these proteins:
- a CDS encoding adenylate/guanylate cyclase domain-containing protein produces MPQSRRLAAIMFTDIVGYTATMQRNEKEGLKRVHRFSEVMEAAAASNHGEILEFRGDGCLAVFNSAVEAMHAAKAIQENLQKEPQVPLRIGIHIGDIVFTDGNIYGDGVNLASRVESMGVPGSILFTERVIHDIKSHPEFETASLGKFQFKNVEKPMEVFALANEGFVVPPRNQLSGKLAEKKTKFRSAIFIALLALLGASGIGIWGSKEVKDTSDIKLEVSLAVLPFVNINKDSEGDMFSDGMTEDILTYLSKLKELKVISRTSIMHYKESDKKIPEIAEELGVEHIVEGSVRMYEGKARINVRLIHVEEDQQLWSENYDRDLADIFKVQSEVAQQIVQALQINLTPSENSELKTSATANPEAYQLYIKGKRAADNRRPEELERSIKLLQSSIALDSSFTNAYSHLSTVYFIQATKISETNFSEREKKFALAEQMAKKALDLDKQNVNALSVLGGIFHMNGDLEKKKEVTEKTLRLAPNDASINHAAAFYFDGIGDYEMSLQLRKKAAELDPLLYVYQYNYITLLIKNRQFEEARKQLSKVIQLFPEDQISITQLKGMIAQAEGDYETAISFFESIYLLPWLHAPLGYCYGKTGQREKALKKIEELPAIPRLTYYKDLAVIYAGLNQEDSLFHYLDLAVSQYIKTPQSLTKSEYGLMATLESVLRKEMFFDPYRKDPEFQQLLERLKSPN; encoded by the coding sequence ATGCCCCAATCCCGCCGTCTAGCTGCCATCATGTTTACTGACATAGTCGGATATACCGCTACGATGCAGCGAAATGAAAAGGAGGGTTTAAAGAGAGTACATCGCTTTAGCGAAGTGATGGAAGCAGCAGCAGCTTCTAATCACGGCGAAATCCTCGAATTTCGAGGGGATGGCTGTCTGGCAGTTTTCAATTCTGCCGTAGAAGCCATGCACGCCGCAAAAGCTATACAAGAAAACTTGCAAAAAGAGCCTCAGGTTCCTTTACGCATCGGTATCCATATCGGAGATATCGTTTTCACCGATGGCAACATCTACGGAGATGGCGTAAATCTGGCCTCTCGTGTCGAATCTATGGGCGTGCCAGGTTCGATTTTATTTACAGAGCGTGTGATTCATGACATAAAAAGTCATCCGGAATTTGAGACGGCTTCCCTGGGCAAATTTCAGTTTAAGAATGTGGAGAAGCCTATGGAGGTGTTCGCCTTGGCAAATGAGGGTTTTGTGGTGCCTCCCAGGAATCAGCTAAGCGGCAAATTAGCGGAGAAAAAAACCAAATTCCGCTCAGCAATATTTATTGCCTTATTGGCCCTTTTAGGTGCAAGCGGGATAGGGATATGGGGATCAAAAGAGGTAAAAGATACATCTGATATTAAACTGGAAGTATCATTGGCAGTTCTCCCCTTTGTCAATATAAATAAGGATTCCGAGGGCGATATGTTTTCTGATGGCATGACTGAGGATATCCTCACTTATTTATCTAAACTTAAGGAGCTAAAGGTAATATCGAGAACCTCTATCATGCATTATAAAGAATCAGATAAAAAGATTCCGGAAATAGCTGAAGAACTGGGGGTTGAACACATAGTAGAGGGAAGTGTCAGAATGTATGAAGGTAAAGCTCGCATCAATGTACGTCTTATACATGTTGAAGAAGATCAACAATTGTGGTCGGAGAATTACGATAGGGATTTAGCTGATATTTTTAAGGTGCAAAGCGAAGTGGCTCAACAAATTGTGCAGGCATTGCAAATCAATCTTACTCCTTCAGAAAATTCAGAATTAAAAACTTCTGCAACTGCCAACCCAGAAGCCTATCAACTTTATATAAAAGGGAAAAGAGCAGCCGATAATCGTAGACCAGAGGAATTGGAGCGAAGTATAAAACTCTTACAATCTTCTATTGCCCTGGACAGTAGTTTCACCAACGCCTATTCCCACCTCTCAACGGTTTATTTTATACAGGCGACAAAGATTTCAGAAACCAATTTTTCAGAAAGAGAAAAGAAGTTTGCATTGGCCGAACAAATGGCAAAGAAAGCACTTGATCTGGACAAGCAAAATGTGAATGCCCTTTCTGTACTTGGGGGGATTTTTCATATGAATGGAGATTTAGAGAAGAAAAAAGAAGTGACTGAGAAAACACTAAGGCTTGCACCGAATGATGCAAGTATTAATCATGCAGCTGCCTTCTATTTTGATGGTATTGGGGATTATGAAATGTCCTTGCAATTACGAAAGAAAGCAGCAGAGTTGGATCCTTTATTATATGTGTATCAATACAACTATATAACTCTATTAATCAAAAACAGGCAATTTGAAGAAGCCAGAAAACAGCTTTCCAAAGTGATTCAACTATTCCCGGAAGATCAAATATCTATCACCCAACTAAAAGGAATGATTGCCCAGGCTGAAGGAGATTATGAAACCGCTATTTCCTTTTTTGAATCTATCTACTTACTTCCCTGGCTTCACGCTCCATTAGGCTATTGTTATGGAAAGACGGGACAAAGAGAAAAGGCCTTGAAGAAAATAGAAGAACTCCCGGCGATACCCAGATTGACTTATTATAAAGATTTGGCTGTCATTTATGCTGGATTAAATCAGGAGGACAGTCTCTTCCACTACCTCGATCTTGCCGTATCTCAATATATAAAAACACCTCAATCCTTAACAAAGTCTGAATATGGATTGATGGCGACTTTAGAGTCCGTCTTGCGAAAAGAAATGTTTTTTGATCCTTATAGAAAAGATCCAGAATTCCAGCAACTCCTAGAAAGATTAAAAAGCCCTAATTAA
- a CDS encoding HAMP domain-containing sensor histidine kinase, whose product MNPHLKQILEWIEKQENLEPEERQELEKSLKAVDKELTIANFKLQRTERVKRTTAILLEETIHELDEKRKAVEEANKAKSVFLSTVNHELRTPLTSIIGFAKINQKRIEKRLLPFLTEDPKRHNILRKILKNNEVIISEGGRLTSLINELLDLAKIESGKMDWNMDEFQPSDLIERATNATSSLFIQKPSLKLIKEIPHDLPQITGDQNRLLQVLINLISNAVKFTDAGQVRLRVTLPSSSEGQGKNIRFQLTDTGSGIPANQLDKVFERFKQVEDNQTGKPKGTGLGLPICKQIVEHHKGRIWVESEIGKGSSFFFSIPFS is encoded by the coding sequence ATGAATCCGCACCTCAAACAAATCCTGGAATGGATTGAAAAGCAGGAAAACCTGGAGCCCGAAGAACGACAGGAACTTGAGAAATCGCTAAAAGCTGTTGATAAAGAACTAACCATTGCCAATTTTAAACTACAGCGTACCGAAAGAGTCAAGCGAACTACTGCCATTTTGCTGGAGGAAACCATTCATGAATTAGACGAAAAGCGTAAGGCAGTTGAAGAAGCCAATAAGGCAAAATCTGTATTCCTTTCAACTGTCAATCATGAGTTGCGCACTCCCCTTACTTCTATCATAGGATTTGCTAAAATCAACCAAAAACGCATAGAAAAGCGCCTACTTCCCTTCTTGACAGAGGACCCCAAACGACATAACATCCTGAGAAAAATCCTCAAAAATAATGAAGTCATCATCTCTGAAGGAGGCAGGCTAACCTCCCTGATCAATGAATTGCTCGACCTCGCCAAGATCGAGTCCGGTAAAATGGATTGGAATATGGACGAATTCCAACCTTCCGACCTTATTGAAAGAGCCACCAATGCCACTTCTTCCCTATTTATACAAAAACCTTCGCTGAAATTAATTAAAGAAATTCCTCATGATCTACCTCAGATAACCGGCGACCAGAATCGCTTGCTACAAGTCCTTATCAACCTCATCTCTAATGCTGTAAAATTTACAGATGCGGGTCAGGTTAGGCTCAGAGTAACTCTTCCCTCCTCCTCGGAAGGTCAGGGAAAGAATATTCGATTCCAGCTTACAGACACGGGCTCCGGCATCCCCGCCAATCAGCTCGACAAAGTCTTCGAACGTTTCAAACAAGTCGAAGACAATCAGACTGGCAAACCCAAAGGCACCGGACTCGGTTTGCCGATTTGCAAGCAAATTGTGGAGCATCACAAAGGGCGAATCTGGGTCGAGAGTGAAATAGGAAAAGGGAGTAGTTTTTTCTTCTCGATTCCGTTCTCCTAA